From one Argonema galeatum A003/A1 genomic stretch:
- a CDS encoding nitrate reductase associated protein, which produces MNDFFQFEADFVDSLRCIPMQVRFKLDTCGIKLKLSHWNHFSQEERQDIVEMPCTTADEIQAYKQFLHQLVLEQTGTPADELPVESHPAWMDSINVPSVLEEKAQEFGVTVTPEQWADLTPLKRFALIKLSRPSHENLNFLPALQEFHLA; this is translated from the coding sequence ATGAATGACTTCTTTCAATTCGAGGCAGATTTTGTTGATTCCTTGCGCTGCATCCCCATGCAGGTGCGCTTCAAATTAGATACCTGCGGCATCAAACTGAAATTGTCCCATTGGAATCACTTTAGTCAAGAGGAACGCCAAGATATAGTTGAGATGCCTTGCACCACCGCTGACGAAATTCAAGCTTATAAGCAATTTCTGCACCAGCTGGTTTTAGAACAGACTGGCACACCCGCAGACGAACTTCCTGTAGAATCTCACCCAGCTTGGATGGATAGCATAAATGTACCTTCTGTCCTTGAGGAGAAAGCCCAGGAATTTGGCGTGACGGTGACGCCGGAACAATGGGCAGATCTAACTCCTCTAAAGCGTTTTGCTTTAATTAAACTCAGCCGTCCCAGTCACGAAAATCTCAACTTTTTGCCAGCACTTCAGGAATTCCACCTGGCTTAG
- a CDS encoding TIGR02587 family membrane protein, with protein MSSKTGKGRPAAQLGKARSLAESLQEYLRGIVGGIMFSLPLIYTMEVWWAGFTEHPLRIFLYFLATFTLLLGYNRYAGLRRDASRLEVVIDSVEELGLGILVATVFLWLLGRITFDMTADEIVGKIVIEAMTVAIGVSVGTAQLGGENPEEADSGMKGDGQQTGSPSPDREEVNFGAQVVISLCGAVLFAANVAPTEEIITIAIEISSERLIGLVLVSMTLDALILFYSNFVGAKQFTRSESLFTNVSGTIVTYAVALVASASILWFFGRFDGVAPITWVAQTVVLALPATLGASAGRLLLQT; from the coding sequence ATGAGTTCCAAAACAGGCAAGGGTCGCCCAGCTGCCCAGCTGGGAAAAGCGCGATCGCTAGCCGAATCGCTTCAAGAATACTTGCGAGGCATAGTTGGTGGCATAATGTTCAGCCTGCCACTCATCTACACAATGGAAGTGTGGTGGGCTGGTTTTACCGAACATCCACTGCGGATTTTCCTTTACTTCCTCGCTACCTTTACCTTGCTACTGGGTTACAACCGCTACGCAGGTTTGCGGCGGGATGCCAGTCGCCTAGAGGTCGTAATCGATTCTGTGGAAGAGTTGGGACTGGGAATATTAGTTGCCACAGTCTTTCTCTGGCTGCTGGGGCGCATCACCTTTGACATGACTGCCGACGAAATTGTTGGGAAAATAGTTATCGAAGCAATGACGGTTGCCATTGGCGTCTCGGTGGGTACAGCGCAACTAGGCGGTGAAAATCCAGAAGAAGCTGATAGCGGTATGAAGGGCGATGGACAGCAAACGGGTTCCCCCAGTCCCGATCGAGAAGAGGTGAATTTCGGGGCGCAGGTGGTCATTTCTTTGTGCGGCGCGGTGCTATTTGCTGCCAACGTTGCACCGACAGAAGAGATTATTACGATCGCCATTGAAATCTCTTCAGAAAGATTGATTGGGCTAGTCTTGGTTTCAATGACTCTTGATGCCCTCATCCTTTTCTATAGCAACTTCGTCGGTGCGAAACAGTTTACTCGCAGCGAAAGTCTATTTACTAATGTTTCCGGCACGATTGTTACCTATGCTGTGGCACTGGTTGCCTCTGCGTCAATCCTGTGGTTTTTCGGGCGCTTTGACGGAGTTGCACCTATTACTTGGGTGGCCCAAACAGTTGTGCTGGCATTGCCTGCTACACTCGGTGCCTCTGCTGGAAGGCTTTTACTGCAAACATGA
- a CDS encoding DNA-methyltransferase — translation MRLNQKAYYETKLGAAYLGDSLNLLQQVPDESIDLICTSPPFALLRKKEYGNVDAEDYIEWFEPFAKQFHRILKPKGSLVIDIGGSWIKGYPARSLYHFELVIKLCKPPEKGGLGFYLAQELYWYNPAKLPTPAEWVTVRRERVKDAVNTVWWLAKNPHPKANNRRVLKPYSEAMQNLLKNGYTARLRPSGHDISKKFNNDRGGAIPPNLIDGRDEGDSTQMGDPVLTYPNGTNLSDLVQPVNVISASNTSSNDYYQRRCKEKGFKPHPARFPPALPEFIINLCTEPGDLVLEPFAGSNMTGRLAETMQRKWLAFEIDKNYIEASQIRFEENACLGVEG, via the coding sequence ATGAGACTGAATCAAAAAGCATATTACGAAACTAAACTTGGTGCTGCCTATCTTGGCGATAGCTTAAATTTGCTGCAACAAGTTCCAGATGAAAGTATTGATTTAATCTGCACATCGCCGCCTTTTGCTCTCCTGCGAAAGAAAGAGTATGGCAATGTTGACGCTGAAGACTATATTGAATGGTTTGAACCATTTGCCAAACAATTTCACCGCATTCTTAAGCCCAAAGGGTCGCTTGTTATCGATATTGGCGGTAGCTGGATCAAGGGTTATCCGGCCCGATCGCTATATCACTTCGAGCTTGTTATTAAACTTTGCAAACCCCCCGAAAAAGGCGGTCTTGGTTTCTACTTAGCACAAGAATTGTACTGGTATAATCCAGCCAAACTTCCTACCCCTGCCGAGTGGGTCACAGTCAGAAGAGAAAGAGTTAAAGATGCCGTCAATACCGTCTGGTGGCTAGCAAAAAATCCCCATCCAAAAGCGAATAACAGAAGAGTTTTGAAACCCTACAGCGAAGCCATGCAGAATCTTCTTAAAAATGGTTACACTGCAAGACTAAGACCATCAGGACACGATATTTCCAAAAAGTTTAATAATGACAGAGGTGGCGCAATACCACCTAATCTTATCGATGGCAGAGATGAAGGAGACTCGACACAAATGGGAGATCCAGTCTTGACTTATCCAAATGGCACAAATCTAAGCGATTTGGTACAGCCAGTAAACGTAATTTCAGCATCAAACACATCATCAAATGATTACTATCAAAGAAGATGTAAAGAAAAAGGATTTAAACCACATCCCGCCAGATTTCCGCCAGCTTTACCTGAGTTTATCATCAATTTATGTACCGAACCTGGCGATTTAGTGCTAGAACCTTTTGCAGGTTCAAATATGACGGGTCGTCTCGCAGAAACTATGCAGAGAAAATGGTTAGCTTTTGAAATTGACAAAAACTATATCGAAGCTTCCCAAATCAGATTTGAAGAGAATGCTTGTCTTGGTGTTGAAGGGTAA